The following is a genomic window from Mustela erminea isolate mMusErm1 chromosome 2, mMusErm1.Pri, whole genome shotgun sequence.
CAGGTACTGGACAAGTAGAGAGGAACTGTTGGGCTCACAGCTTCATTTCTAGCCTTTCTGTGGAGACTAGAAAGCGAAAAAcgtttcccagactcccttgcagctagggtAACGGATACATAATCGCATTAACTAGATGCACTCAGATTTGCAAAGCAGAAGCAGGGATAACTCCATCTTTCTGTGGCTTGGTTGCTTTTTGCTGTAGGGCCCACTGTGGAGATACTGGACTTTTCTGCCACGTCTGTCTCTAACTTTGTGGGTTTTGAGGGATGGTagagtggaagagggaacagCTCCCTGGGTGGGCCAGTTCTATAGCTCTGGGAGTCATTTCTGCCTTTCTACAAACATGCATGCCTGTAAGCAATACACAACCTTTTCAATCACTTGAATGTTTTCACAGACTTCCTTGACTCCCACAATCCAGGTTTTTCCATCTATCATGTAATCCTCTGGCTCCTGGGGCTTCCCCATCAGAGTGTTTTCTCACACTGTATTGAAATTGCTCATCCATTTCTGTCTCCCATGCTACATGTAATGGTGAAGACTGTGTCTGTCCTGTTTGCCAGTGTAGACCCAGGACCTAGCAGAGTGCCTGTGATATCCCGGGCCCAGACATTCAACATTGAACTTCTCTTCTGTTACCCTAAGGGCTTCAGAAACTGAATCGTCTCCGGAAGTTCGCAGATCAAAGATGAGCTCTAAAGATCAAAGGAAGTGACAGAAACGCCAGGGGCTGAGACAAAATCGGGACTtggcaaaatacttttttttgccTCTCCTAGTTTCTCATGTTCCCCATCCTCATCTATTTtagctcaacaacaacaacaacaaaaacccacaaaaacaaacaaacaaaaaaccccaaaacaaaaaaacccacccccacccccacccccacccccccccccccaccaacagaacaaaagagggagagagagcgttCACAGGTAAACCATCTCATTGTGAACCTCCTGGCTGTTTTCTATGTTCTTCATCATTCTCAGACTTGGGCCCCGTCCCTTATAGCATCTGTGACCTAGGAGGAATTTTTAAGCTAAgctaaatgttttctcatttacaaGATGAAAGTGTGGGGCCTTAGAGATGACCACAGATCCTTTCACGCTATTGCCATCACAGGGTGGGATCTGTGGCCCTGAGCCTTGACTGTTAATCTCGGTGGGTCTGTGATTGCTTGACCAACGGAATATAGCAGAAGGGATGCTGCGTGCATTTCCATACACAGGCCTTAAGGGGTTAGCAGAGGTGCTGCTTCCTGTCCTAGAATATCCTCTCTGGGGGGAACTGCCCGCCATGCTGTGGGGGAGCCTGACCTAACCACAGAGAGGAGTCAGATACTGAGAGAGACTCTGGCTAGTGGCGGCTGTCCCAGACATTCCAGCTGAAAGGCAGACATGTGGACGAAGAAGAAGCCATCTTGGATGTCCAGCCCATCAAGGCTCAGTTGATATCTGAGCCTTCAGACGACTCCCTCCAAAGCCACCAGCCAACATGAGAAGCCCCAGGCGAGAACCGCACAGCAGAGCACAGTCAACCCACAGAACTGTGAGCCTCCAAGGTCTGTGGTGGTTCACTAAGAacaacctcctcctccccctcctccttctcctcccctaactcctgctcctccccttcttcctccctctcctcctcctctccccctcccctccctgccccctcctccttcttctttttaattctatgCATTTCCAAGAAGGGGTAACTCTCAGCGTGATCGCTGGAAGCAGGTGGGTGGAGGTGGACCATTTGCTAGGTGTTTTGAATTTGACgagctcccttttctttttccaactttctcttgtgtctttcttttctgtgtttttttttaaagcacagccAGATAATTTAGACCTAAAATAGGAATGCCAAATTCAGcctgtgtgtgtgatttttcagACAGAAAAATCATAGGCTTAGTACGGGCTCATGGTCATGAAAATCAAGCTCCAGAAGCAAAAATGATTCCAAGCAAAATTGCCCTGACAACTGTTGTCATGtctgtgtatgagtgtgtgtgtgtgtgtgtgtgtgtgtgtgtatgtatgtacaaaGCAGTTAAAAACTTTAGActacaaaattattttactatGTAAGCATCATGGAATTACAGGCTTTGGGGGGGAGGGTTAAAAGAACATGATTACCTGTAATTACAGTCTTGCTAAGTTTGATTTTATGGAAGAACAAAATTCTAGTTTGATTGTTCCCACATAGAAAGACATGGTGCCTATTGgaaatgctctttttttccttctgactcAAGTGGCTAAGTTTATTTCATGTTTGCGATCTTCCTAGAAGTCAACCTTTTATGTTTATTGCCAAGGTTGCTTGTGCGCCTTGCTAATTATGTTGCTTGCTACCAAGTCTCAAACAAAGTTTGAGATAACCCTACTATCTCCCCCTTGAGTTTCTACAGACACCTAAATTGATAGGCAACAGGGTAGCAACTGGGTCAGCCTCATAAATTCTGTCAGTTACTTGGTCAGTTAAGTTCACAGCCTCAGGGGGAGTCAAACTAGATGCCTGACAGGCATGGATAAGGGAATCGGTTTATTTCACCTTTTTATATTTCAGCCTTTACAGTATTGATtgccactcccccccccccccgataaaagCCTCCGGAACACGTGGGGCCCCAAGTTAGAAAGGTGGGGTtgggatgggggtgtggggggttggaatgggggtgtggggggttgggatgggggtgtggggagttgggacgggggtgtggggggttgggatgggggtgtggggagtggTTAGCCCGCGTCCCCTGACGCACGCCGCGTCAGTTCCAGCTACAGAACGTTGCTTGGATGGGGTCTGCCGCAGAAGCCTTTCCCTAAGGAGACCCCAAGGGGCAGGATTTGGGGATTTTGTGAGTGCGAGCCCACAGCATCAAGTCACTTCACTGAGTCTTGCCATTTCTTGGAACCAGAAGCGGAGTGCTGCGGACCCTTTCCGGTTCCTGACTCCCAGGCCGGTCGGCACCCAGAGGCAGCTGGGTAACTGTTTTCTTGCCCTTTCACAGCTCACAGAGGAGGTGTGACTGTGTGTGAGGCGCGAGAAAGCTTGTTCTATAATTACTAGTGATTCGCCGGAGTGCGCAGTACACCCACCCGGCCTGCGCGTTCCTGCGAGCTGGTCGGAGGCTGACCGGTCTGCGGCCCCGCGCGCCGGAGGCAGAGGACGTGCGTCTAGAACACGGGGGACACTACTTTGCCCCAAAGTGAGTTGTCACAGCTCAGGGGAGTGGATATGGGGTCTGTGGAACTGATGGCCTTCGTAGCCAGATCTACGATCGGGGGCACTCAGGCCACTGCAGTCACGTCCCAACGAAGGAGATGGGCGTAAGCCGGGCAGCAGGTCGCGCGCTCCCGACCCCGAGGGCACCCACCCTCCAggccccggccgccgccgccggtCCCACGCCCGCCGTAAGGCCGAAGCCCCGCTTCCGGGAACCCGAGGCGCCCCCAACCCCACGGCCACAGCCTCGGCCGCGTGCCCGCTCAGCGGGCGGCACCCGCGCCCGCCGCTGGCTGCGCTTTCGGCTCGCGCCCACACGCTGCCCCTCTCCGGCTGGCAGCCCCACTTTCCCCGCGTCTCACGGGGCCCCGCACGGCCTCCGGGTGCCCCCAGGGGCGCGGCGCGCGCCAAGCGGCGCCGGGGGCGGAGCCTCTCGCGGGGCGCCTCGGGATTGGccgcggggggcagggggcggggccagccCCGGAGAAAACAGCGCGCGCGCAGCCCGACTGCAGTCCCAGTCCCGAGCCGGAGCCCGATCCCCTGTTAGTCCGGGTTGCCGCGCAGCCGCGCTCccgagccttttttttttttttttttaccgggGACCCCTCTGGCCGGGTTCTCCCGCCCGCTCCCGCGCAGCCCAGCAGTGGTCCCGCCCCGCAGGTAGCGTCCCGCGTGGTGCAGCCCCGGCCGGAGCGGCGATGCGCCTCATTCAGAACATGTGCACCATCGCCGAGTACCCCGCCCCGggcagcgccgccgccgccgccgactGCTGCCTGGGGGCGGCCGGCCGCCGCCTGGTCAAGATCGCCGTGGTGGGGGCCAGCGGCGTGGGCAAGACCGGTGAGTCCTAGCCCTCGGGCCAGAACGCCTCCATCCCTGGGGCTGGGCGTGGACGGCCTCGCTGGGGGCTGCGTGTGAGCGAGGCgtgggggagaggctggagggcaGCTGGCCTCCCGTGCCCTCCTACTGATCCGCTGCCCCTCGGCGAGGGCCTGAGCCAGTATCGCCTCCAAGCCCCTTCTTCAACAGATGAGGAAAACGGGGACCCCAGGAGGACCAAGCCTCCTCCTGGGCACCGCCGGGGCAACTGGGATTAGAACTTTGGGGTTCTTGAGTCTGTCTGGCGGTGCCTGGAACAGAAGGGGCACTTAGGGAACGGAACCCCTCCTGGAGGTCTTTAAGGTTCAGAAAGACCTTTGTCTCCTGGAAGCCTTAGGTGTGGCTCAGCCGGGCTCAGAGGAGGGGGGTGAGCCAAATGACCCTTCCAGCTGGACAGAGCCATAATTCACGAGGCCTTGGACGCCTTCTACCCCCCTCTCCGTTGTGTCTGGAAGAAGGGTCAAGGAGCTGCAGGGTAGGAATTTCACTTGGTGGCTGCCCGGCTTGCTTTCTCTGCCGGAGTGGTttcccaggctgggggtggggtggacacCGATTTCACTTCTTATGCCAGAGTtaactctctctcctttctcttttctgccctACAGCTCTGGTGGTCCGGTTCCTCACCAAGCGGTTCATTGGTGACTATGAAAGAAATGCAGGTGAGGGGGCGCGTTTGGGAAGAGTGTGCTCAGCTAGCACAGTACTGCCCCTAACCATTTTCCAGGGTCTCCCAGGGAGCCTCCCTCACAGGACAGTCTGAGCATCAGGATCCTGCCACTTCCAActttgcctgcccctcccctgctcccccgtTCCCATAACTGCCATCTGGCCTCATTCCATTCCTAGCCCATTCATCATTTTATCAAGTGCCTGAAAGTATTCTCCTTGGTATGTTTTAACTATAGGGACCCCAGTTGGAAGCACCCTTTGTACTCAAGAGCCTCTCCCTTCAAAACACTCCTgcaaaagtcataaaaaaaaaaaaaaaaaaagatggtcagctcctccccccacccctctccctctctgttggCCGCCTTTCAGAGGTGACCTTTTAAAGCAGAGGCCAAAGGAGAGCTGTTGTAAACCTAAAGTTCTCTTTTcttaacaaagacaaaaataactaGATGGTAGAATTTGAGGAGGGGAGCTCCCAAATAAACGAGAAGACACTATTTCAATCTCTGTGATTAAAGATGGCCACCGGGGAGGCTTAAGGGCTTTCTACCTATGCTCTGTTAGCAAATTGCTTAAATCCTTAGGCCATATTTAGTACCTAAGGGGATTATTTGAAATGTGCTCTATAAACCATCCCGAGATAAGGCATGACAGTCTTTTGCTTTGATGTAGATCTGGCTAACATGGTGTCACATTTTTATTCCAACTGATGACATTGGCTGTGCATTTACTAGCAATATTTGCCTACCAAGTTGTTAATACCTAATGACTAAGCGGATGTCAGAGAGTAATGAAgtactaaattaaaacaaacgGCCATGCATGCTGAACAAGAAAATTTACTTCAAGGAAATACTCTAAATATGGGAGATCCATTTAAAATGAGCTAAGTCAGTCTCCACAAACTTGCAAACCGTGCCTTGGTTTTAATAAATGCCCTAATCTGGGGTTTGAATtgcagttgtttaaaaaaaaaaaaaaaaaagcagctgaaATATGCTCATTAAGTAGAATAAACTATAGCTTATTTGTGTGCATTGGTTCAggttgtatattttttcctacttaaaaaaaatcccactatGTTTTCAAAGTTGTACAAGGAGGAAAAACtgtatgtgagtgtgtatatatatatatatatatatatatatatatatattcccccccccccccccgccctttataggtaatctctacaccagaCAAGTGCAAATAGAAGGTGAAACCCTGGCTATTCAAGTTCAAGACACTCCAGGTGTTCAGGTAAGAAGCTCTGAGATTCGTGACTAAGTCAAAGGGACCCTCCTTGGCTATGGAATTGTTCAGTTGTTCTCAGAATAACGCGTTTTGCTGAAGAGGAGGGAAATTTGAGGGAGGTAAGACTAGGCTTGTACATGTTGCTTGTCACTTGGGTTGTCTTTGGCTATTGATCAGTCTTTGCCGGGCTTCATTTGGGGGATGTGGCTGAGGACAGAAATCTTAGGAGGGTTCTACCCGGCAGGAGAGACCAAACCAAACCCACACGGAATTGGCACGGTTGCCTTGCCTTGGTTAAAACGATCAATTTTTACCTTCGTGTATTTGGCCCTGAAAAACCAGCCATTTAGGTACAGTCTTGAAGTCCGTGGGATCACTTTAATATTGTGGAAAGTTCCTCTGTAGACAAAAGAGCCCTgctggtgtatgtgtgtgtttttttccctcttgaacTGGGCGGTTATCCAGGTTTAAATGCTTCCAGCTCctgtcttcccttccccagaCGTACTGTCTAGCCAGTTAATTTCCCATTTTGTGCAACTACAAAGTCTCTCCGCGTGGAGTTCTCTGCAGGTCAATTTTCCAGTGGCGTGTGGGGAGCTGCACTATTATTTATTCCAACTCCATGCAGCTGGATCAACATGCTGTCCAGAAAGCCGAAGCATGTGGGGAGCTAGCTGGTTTATGGCCTGCGACCCCGCATTACTGCCAAGGGCCCCTTAGACCTGGAGGTGTGGCAGAGCCAGGGGCTCTccatgtgcccccccccccccccggcgtgcacctcaccccccgcccccaacctctTGCAGGTCCACGAGAACGGCCTGAGCTGCGGCGAACAGCTGAACAGATGCATTCGCTGGGCCGATGCTGTGGTGATCGTGTTCTCGGTCACCGACTACAAGAGCTACGAACTCATCAGCCAGCTCCACCAGCACGTCCAGCAGCTGCACCTGGGCAGCCGGCTGCCGGTGGTGGTCGTGGCCAACAAAGCGGACCTGCTGCACGTCAAGCAGGTGGACCCCCAGCTGGGACTGCAGCTGGCAGGCGTGCTGGGCTGCTCCTTCTACGAGGTGTCCGTCAGCGAGAACTACAACGACGTCTACAACGCCTTCCACGTGCTGTGCAAGGAAGTGAGTCACAAACAGCAGCCCAGCAGCACGCCGGAGAAGCGGCGCACCTCCCTCATCCCCCGGCCCAAGTCCCCCAACATGCAGGACCTGAAGAGGAGGTTCAAGCAAGCCCTCTCGGCCAAAGTGAGGACAGTCACCTCCGTCTGAAGCGGGGCTGTCCGCGGGGGTTTGGTCTTCCCGGGAAGGGGGCCCGAGGTCCTTCCGGGGCAGGAACGTTGAATGCTGGCAGGAGTTCGTGGTTCCAGAAATGGCCGGAGCCGAGGGGCCAGGAGGGCCTGTGGAACTGCTGCAGAAAAGCCGCGTTCTGAGCAGGGGACGGAGCCGCGGAGGCTTGAGAGCGAGCCTGCTGAGCCGCTTTAGACCATGACCCGGACTGGGTGTCTTTTCCTTCCGAGATGGGGAGGGCGGCAGAATCACTTTGGAGTTTGTTCCTGACCTTGTAAATGACAGTCAGTGGTATTCAGCGGCGGACTGGGTGTGTGGCCGACGGTCACGAAAGAACAGATTCAGCACTCAGAGGCtgtcccctttcttctctttcttccttttcccttttctcccccaccc
Proteins encoded in this region:
- the RASL11B gene encoding ras-like protein family member 11B, with the translated sequence MRLIQNMCTIAEYPAPGSAAAAADCCLGAAGRRLVKIAVVGASGVGKTALVVRFLTKRFIGDYERNAGNLYTRQVQIEGETLAIQVQDTPGVQVHENGLSCGEQLNRCIRWADAVVIVFSVTDYKSYELISQLHQHVQQLHLGSRLPVVVVANKADLLHVKQVDPQLGLQLAGVLGCSFYEVSVSENYNDVYNAFHVLCKEVSHKQQPSSTPEKRRTSLIPRPKSPNMQDLKRRFKQALSAKVRTVTSV